Proteins encoded together in one Lysobacterales bacterium window:
- a CDS encoding DUF1631 family protein: MSSANIVDINARRPLSDAGNASSDAASAALKLLASLRDLASSQLTPAVVRAFSEIDDVLFEMSEKAPDGNLRQQYFDDVRALRRTRDGAAERFDGALRSAFTLYGNGRQLLKASNPAEATEAELSLVDEGELELSLALSRIAARCDESATRPRLELTRRLQHLFRRAEADTLMPLSGAMIAEFVKVAVASLPIGIGSRLVLLKRIERGVADGSTDAVQDGNKLLYEAGVLPEIKLTYARRASEPTRPAAEAPAVPAPQLAAAPQIDLGALASEITRLLTASRPRQPSSDGQAPEVDATAADKKLSQLRDPGTLDSNQFAQAVRGMLSAGPNGQPGASTLAEPVENAIDLVSLMFDFVARDESLPREVQQSLTPLRMPLLRSALRGAQLFNGSEHPLRALMESAAEIGRSWSADSDRDGRVLGQIKSAVANAVAESELDPEGVERVQQDLRAFIAGEQKRSQLLEKRSAEAAQAQERRIAAQRTSQQTIAEVLDQTPVPPVVGTLLNGPLRRHLELVHARRGEDSKDWKSAKKLVRDIVWSFDPETISVERAHWQAMLPNIVTALRGALTAVGMHDNDIDGVVVEFRNRYRDLVAATQLAPGATPDSFTRIDPETMPDAPAPQVDAEAEMPPAEIIEHAAKTGITYGDALDKVRNLVVGNWVELLDGKGETQRAKLIWNSAISQRCLFVNRNGQMIADRTFQNLASEWMLGHLKPIEEAPLFQRALEAVKLRLVTAQRSRAA, encoded by the coding sequence ATGAGCAGCGCCAACATCGTCGACATCAACGCGCGTCGCCCACTCTCCGATGCCGGGAACGCGAGCTCCGACGCGGCGAGCGCCGCGCTCAAGTTGCTGGCAAGCCTGCGCGACCTTGCCTCGTCGCAGTTGACACCGGCGGTGGTGCGCGCTTTCTCCGAGATCGACGACGTGCTGTTCGAGATGTCGGAGAAGGCACCCGACGGCAACCTCAGGCAGCAATATTTCGACGACGTGCGCGCGCTGCGACGCACTCGTGATGGCGCCGCCGAACGTTTCGACGGTGCGCTGCGAAGCGCCTTCACGCTCTATGGCAACGGTCGACAGCTGCTGAAGGCCAGCAACCCAGCCGAAGCAACCGAAGCCGAGCTCAGCCTGGTCGACGAGGGTGAACTCGAGCTCTCGCTCGCGTTGTCGCGCATTGCCGCACGATGCGACGAGAGCGCGACGCGACCGCGCCTGGAACTCACCCGACGGCTGCAGCACCTATTCCGCCGTGCCGAAGCCGACACCCTGATGCCGCTGTCCGGCGCCATGATCGCCGAGTTCGTGAAAGTGGCGGTCGCCAGCTTGCCCATCGGAATCGGATCGCGGCTGGTGCTGCTGAAGCGCATCGAACGCGGTGTTGCCGATGGCAGCACAGATGCGGTTCAGGATGGAAACAAGCTGCTGTACGAGGCCGGCGTACTGCCCGAGATCAAGCTCACCTATGCGCGACGGGCCAGTGAACCGACGCGTCCAGCGGCAGAAGCCCCGGCTGTGCCGGCGCCACAGCTCGCGGCGGCACCGCAAATCGATCTGGGCGCTCTCGCCAGCGAGATTACCCGCCTTCTGACCGCTTCACGACCGCGCCAACCCAGCAGCGATGGCCAAGCGCCTGAAGTCGATGCAACCGCCGCCGACAAGAAACTGAGCCAGTTGCGCGATCCCGGCACTCTGGACAGCAACCAGTTTGCGCAGGCCGTTCGCGGCATGCTGAGCGCAGGTCCAAATGGGCAGCCAGGCGCTTCGACGTTGGCCGAGCCCGTGGAAAATGCCATCGATCTGGTGTCACTGATGTTCGATTTCGTCGCCCGCGACGAGTCCCTGCCCAGGGAAGTCCAGCAGTCGCTCACGCCACTGCGGATGCCGCTGCTGCGCAGCGCGCTACGCGGAGCGCAGTTGTTCAATGGTTCCGAGCATCCGCTGCGAGCGCTGATGGAGAGCGCCGCCGAAATCGGTCGTTCGTGGTCGGCGGACAGTGATCGAGACGGGCGTGTGCTCGGTCAAATCAAGAGTGCGGTCGCCAACGCGGTCGCCGAGAGCGAACTCGATCCGGAGGGCGTTGAGCGCGTGCAGCAGGACCTGCGTGCATTCATCGCCGGCGAACAGAAGCGTTCGCAGCTGCTGGAAAAGCGCTCCGCCGAGGCCGCACAGGCGCAGGAACGCAGGATTGCAGCGCAACGCACCAGCCAGCAGACGATCGCCGAGGTACTCGACCAGACACCGGTTCCCCCGGTCGTCGGCACTCTGCTGAACGGCCCGCTGCGCCGGCACCTGGAGCTGGTCCATGCCCGTCGCGGCGAGGACTCGAAAGACTGGAAGTCAGCAAAGAAGTTGGTTCGCGACATCGTCTGGAGTTTCGATCCGGAAACGATCTCGGTCGAGCGCGCGCACTGGCAGGCGATGCTGCCGAACATCGTAACCGCGCTGCGCGGCGCGCTCACTGCAGTAGGCATGCACGACAACGACATCGACGGTGTCGTTGTCGAGTTCCGCAATCGCTACCGCGACCTGGTCGCAGCCACCCAACTGGCGCCCGGCGCAACGCCCGATTCATTCACCCGGATTGACCCAGAAACGATGCCGGATGCGCCTGCGCCGCAGGTGGATGCCGAGGCCGAGATGCCGCCGGCAGAGATCATCGAGCACGCTGCAAAAACCGGCATCACATACGGCGACGCACTGGACAAGGTACGCAACCTGGTGGTCGGCAACTGGGTCGAACTGCTTGATGGCAAGGGAGAAACCCAGCGCGCAAAGCTCATCTGGAACAGCGCCATTTCGCAACGCTGCCTGTTCGTGAACCGCAACGGTCAGATGATCGCAGACCGTACTTTCCAGAATCTGGCCAGCGAGTGGATGCTTGGACATCTCAAGCCGATCGAAGAGGCACCATTGTTCCAGCGCGCCCTCGAAGCCGTGAAGCTGAGGCTCGTGACGGCGCAACG
- a CDS encoding NAD-glutamate dehydrogenase has protein sequence MVVNVMPEKNALVDAIVAGLKSEFSAARLGVAETFATLLLRRVPDEDMAAREVADWAGLVRDALDFIQVRSGDREAVRVYNPSRAEHGWESTHTVVQVLTDDMPFLVDSVTMAIAGCDNLVHAVMHPVLQVDRDAGGHVLGMHEEAASGARGRIESFMHFEIDRRADPEEMARVSETVLLALHDVRACVRDWSAMRARMHTIAGELASRRLPVDAEARAELQEFLRWAADDHFTFLGYREYRTVRDSGEGMLLTVEGSGLGILRDAEAKTRPLKSLSARDVPASEGGKVVILTKTNARSNVHRPGYMDYIGILSFDEQGVPVSEERFLGLFTSSAYTARPWDIPLVRKKYESVMRDSGLKPAGHSGKALRHILETLPRDEMLQAATGELFDTAMAVLALQERARTRLFLRRDVYGRFYSCLVFLPRDRFTQTVREGVEVLLREALCGERVDSTAHVGDEVLARLHLTVRPKAGAHVEVDAAQLEARIAQIVRNWYDELRDLLVARHGEERGLKLAAKYGKALPGGYIEASSTEVAAADVDTCASLKSSDDLRLGLYHAPGDDSRLRLKLFRFGAPIALSEALPMMENMGLRVLSEHPYEMALTGGARIFIQDFEVQSQAAGIAVDPAVVREAFQAAFERTWRGEVESDGFNRLILSAQMDWRQVAMLRGYCKYLLQTGVPFSQAYMEEALNRYPHIARQLAELFEARFDPARTDRTVQMDAASKALKLMLDSVASLDDDRILRSFISVIQATLRTNYYQLKHDKARDYLCFKFDPAKLPDLPKPRPYREIFVYSARVEGVHLRFGPVARGGLRWSDRREDFRTEVLGLVKAQMVKNTVIVPVGAKGGFFVKKPPIGGDRDAQLAEGIACYRIFINALLDITDNFVEGKLAHPQLVVRHDGDDPYLVVAADKGTATFSDIANSISLEHDFWLGDAFASGGSVGYDHKGMGITAKGGWESVKRHFRALGADSQSQDFTCVGVGDMSGDVFGNGMLLSEHIRLLAAFDHRHIFLDPNPDAAVSFKERARLFTVPRSSWDDYDKSLLSHGGGVFPRAAKTIAISPEVRVALGLDESVESMTPNELMTAILKAPVDLLWNGGIGTYVKSSAETHADCGDRANNAIRVNGRDLRAKIVGEGGNLGMTQKGRVEAALNGVLLNTDFIDNSAGVDTSDHEVNIKILLNEIVAGGALTMPARNELLAAMTDEVGVLVLRDNYLQNQAISVMERMSVSRLGSKQHFIRTLESKGLLDRQLEFLPSDAEFTERKARGLGLTRPELSVLLSYAKIVLFNQLLESDVPEDPFLSAELVRYFPKPLQSRYANEMQGHRLKREIIATAVTNSIVNRMGATFVMRMQEDTGETPAQIAKAYAIARELLDSRSIWAAIEALDGKVHGDAQIDAMLQVWSLIRNLTRWLLNLPGERLDIAGAVARYGTAFKELRDGLADVFADTDRQIAKQGRERWINAGFDEALANRLSGLPALASGLDVVEVALERKLPLKQVAKVYFSLGEALHLKWLMQKIDELPVEGRWHAHARGVSRDELFAQQRALAAQVLERGDGRSDGAALVQTWIQRDDAPLKFTLAMFSDMRAQVNMDYPTVSVAVRRLAQLVQAGTRA, from the coding sequence ATGGTTGTGAACGTCATGCCCGAGAAAAATGCGCTGGTCGACGCGATCGTCGCCGGATTGAAATCGGAGTTCAGCGCCGCCCGCCTGGGTGTGGCGGAGACGTTCGCGACGCTGCTGCTGCGGCGAGTTCCGGATGAGGACATGGCGGCTCGTGAGGTCGCTGACTGGGCCGGCCTGGTACGCGATGCGCTCGACTTCATCCAGGTGCGCAGCGGCGATCGGGAGGCGGTGCGCGTGTACAACCCGAGTCGCGCGGAACACGGCTGGGAGTCGACGCATACCGTGGTCCAGGTGCTCACCGACGACATGCCGTTCCTGGTCGATTCGGTGACCATGGCAATCGCTGGCTGCGACAACCTCGTGCACGCGGTGATGCATCCGGTGCTGCAGGTGGACCGTGACGCGGGTGGTCACGTGCTCGGCATGCACGAAGAGGCCGCTTCCGGCGCGCGTGGGCGCATCGAGTCGTTCATGCATTTCGAGATCGACCGTCGCGCCGACCCCGAGGAAATGGCGCGCGTGTCCGAGACCGTGCTGTTGGCCTTGCACGACGTACGCGCCTGCGTGCGCGACTGGTCGGCGATGCGCGCGCGCATGCACACCATCGCCGGAGAACTGGCTTCGCGGCGACTGCCGGTGGACGCCGAGGCGCGCGCCGAGTTGCAGGAGTTCCTGCGCTGGGCGGCAGACGACCATTTCACCTTCCTCGGTTATCGCGAGTACCGCACGGTACGCGACAGCGGTGAGGGCATGTTGCTCACGGTCGAAGGTTCCGGTCTCGGCATCCTGCGCGATGCCGAAGCCAAGACGCGTCCGCTGAAATCACTGTCGGCGCGCGATGTACCGGCCAGCGAGGGCGGCAAGGTCGTGATTCTGACCAAGACCAATGCGCGCTCGAACGTGCATCGTCCCGGCTACATGGACTACATCGGCATCCTCAGCTTCGACGAGCAGGGAGTCCCGGTTTCCGAGGAGCGCTTCCTCGGCCTGTTCACCTCGTCGGCTTATACCGCTCGGCCGTGGGATATCCCGCTAGTGCGCAAGAAATACGAGTCGGTGATGCGCGACTCCGGGCTCAAGCCGGCCGGGCACAGCGGCAAGGCCTTGCGCCACATTCTTGAAACCCTGCCGCGCGACGAGATGCTGCAGGCCGCCACTGGTGAACTGTTCGATACCGCGATGGCGGTGCTGGCGCTGCAGGAGCGAGCACGCACGCGCCTGTTCCTGCGCCGCGACGTCTACGGGCGATTCTATTCCTGTCTTGTGTTCCTGCCGCGTGACCGCTTCACGCAAACCGTGCGCGAGGGCGTCGAAGTACTGCTGCGCGAGGCGCTCTGCGGCGAACGCGTGGACTCCACCGCGCACGTCGGCGATGAAGTGCTGGCGCGCCTGCATCTGACCGTGCGCCCGAAGGCCGGCGCCCATGTTGAAGTCGATGCCGCTCAGCTGGAGGCGCGCATCGCCCAGATCGTGCGCAACTGGTACGACGAGTTGCGTGACCTGCTGGTGGCGCGACATGGCGAGGAGCGCGGCCTGAAGCTCGCCGCCAAGTACGGCAAGGCCCTGCCGGGGGGATACATCGAGGCCAGTTCCACCGAGGTTGCTGCAGCCGACGTCGACACTTGTGCGTCGCTGAAGAGTTCGGACGACTTGCGTCTGGGGCTTTACCATGCGCCCGGCGACGACAGTCGCCTGCGCCTGAAGCTGTTCCGCTTCGGTGCCCCGATCGCGCTCTCGGAAGCGCTGCCGATGATGGAGAACATGGGACTGCGCGTGCTCTCCGAGCACCCTTACGAAATGGCGTTGACCGGTGGCGCGCGCATCTTCATCCAGGATTTCGAGGTGCAGTCGCAGGCAGCCGGTATCGCCGTCGATCCAGCCGTGGTGCGCGAGGCGTTCCAGGCCGCGTTCGAGCGCACCTGGCGCGGCGAGGTCGAGAGCGACGGCTTCAACCGGCTGATCCTGTCGGCGCAGATGGACTGGCGCCAGGTTGCGATGTTGCGCGGATACTGCAAGTACCTGCTGCAGACCGGCGTGCCGTTCTCGCAGGCCTATATGGAAGAAGCGCTGAACCGTTACCCGCACATCGCTCGGCAACTCGCCGAACTGTTCGAAGCGCGCTTCGATCCGGCACGCACCGATCGCACGGTGCAGATGGATGCCGCTTCGAAAGCGCTGAAGCTGATGCTCGACAGCGTCGCCAGCCTCGACGACGACCGCATCCTGCGCAGCTTCATCAGCGTGATCCAGGCCACGTTGCGCACCAACTACTACCAGCTCAAGCACGACAAGGCGCGCGACTACCTGTGCTTCAAGTTCGATCCGGCCAAGCTGCCGGATCTGCCCAAGCCGCGCCCGTATCGCGAGATCTTCGTGTACTCGGCGCGTGTCGAGGGGGTGCATTTGCGCTTCGGACCGGTGGCCCGTGGCGGGCTGCGCTGGTCGGACCGGCGCGAAGACTTCCGTACCGAGGTGCTGGGTCTGGTCAAGGCGCAGATGGTCAAGAACACGGTGATTGTGCCGGTCGGCGCCAAGGGCGGTTTTTTCGTCAAGAAGCCGCCGATCGGCGGCGACCGCGACGCCCAGCTCGCCGAAGGCATCGCCTGCTACCGCATCTTCATCAATGCATTGCTCGACATCACCGACAACTTCGTCGAAGGCAAACTGGCCCATCCGCAGCTGGTGGTGCGCCATGATGGCGACGATCCTTATCTGGTGGTCGCGGCCGACAAGGGCACCGCGACGTTCTCCGACATCGCCAACTCGATTTCGCTCGAGCACGACTTCTGGCTCGGCGATGCGTTCGCATCGGGCGGCTCGGTCGGCTACGACCACAAGGGCATGGGCATCACCGCCAAGGGCGGATGGGAGTCGGTCAAGCGTCACTTCCGTGCGCTCGGTGCCGATTCGCAGTCGCAGGACTTCACTTGCGTCGGCGTCGGCGACATGTCCGGCGACGTGTTCGGCAACGGCATGCTGCTGTCCGAGCACATTCGGCTGCTCGCCGCGTTCGATCATCGCCACATCTTCCTCGACCCGAATCCGGATGCCGCAGTCTCGTTCAAGGAGCGGGCGCGCCTGTTCACGGTGCCGCGTTCGAGCTGGGACGACTACGACAAGTCGCTGCTCTCGCATGGTGGCGGCGTGTTCCCGCGCGCGGCCAAGACCATCGCAATTTCGCCTGAGGTACGCGTTGCTCTCGGTCTCGACGAAAGCGTCGAGTCGATGACGCCGAACGAGCTGATGACCGCGATCCTGAAAGCGCCGGTCGATCTGCTCTGGAATGGCGGCATCGGCACCTACGTGAAGTCCTCGGCCGAGACCCACGCCGACTGCGGCGACCGCGCCAACAACGCCATCCGCGTCAATGGCCGCGACCTGCGCGCGAAGATCGTAGGCGAGGGCGGCAATCTGGGCATGACCCAGAAGGGTCGCGTCGAGGCGGCGTTGAACGGGGTGTTGCTGAACACCGACTTCATCGACAATTCGGCGGGTGTGGACACCTCGGATCACGAGGTCAACATCAAAATCCTGCTCAACGAAATCGTCGCCGGCGGTGCGCTGACGATGCCGGCGCGCAACGAGTTGTTGGCGGCGATGACCGACGAAGTCGGCGTGCTGGTGCTGCGCGACAACTACCTGCAGAACCAGGCGATCAGCGTCATGGAGCGCATGAGCGTGTCGCGCCTCGGCTCGAAGCAGCACTTCATTCGTACGCTTGAGTCGAAGGGGCTGCTCGATCGCCAGCTCGAGTTCCTGCCCTCGGATGCCGAGTTCACCGAGCGCAAGGCGCGCGGCCTCGGATTGACCCGCCCTGAACTCTCGGTGCTGCTCTCCTACGCCAAGATCGTGCTGTTCAACCAGCTGCTGGAATCCGACGTGCCGGAAGATCCGTTCCTGTCGGCGGAGCTGGTGCGTTACTTCCCGAAGCCGCTGCAGAGCCGCTACGCGAACGAAATGCAGGGGCATCGCCTGAAGCGCGAGATCATCGCCACTGCGGTGACGAATTCGATCGTCAACCGCATGGGTGCGACCTTCGTCATGCGCATGCAGGAAGACACCGGCGAGACGCCGGCGCAGATCGCCAAGGCCTATGCCATCGCCCGTGAACTGCTCGACTCGCGCAGCATCTGGGCGGCGATCGAGGCACTGGATGGCAAGGTGCATGGCGATGCGCAGATCGACGCGATGCTGCAAGTGTGGAGCCTGATCCGCAACCTGACGCGCTGGCTGCTCAACCTGCCGGGTGAGCGGCTCGATATCGCCGGTGCGGTCGCGCGCTACGGGACCGCATTCAAGGAACTGCGCGACGGTCTCGCCGATGTGTTCGCCGACACCGATCGGCAAATCGCGAAGCAGGGACGCGAGCGCTGGATCAATGCCGGCTTCGACGAGGCGCTGGCCAACAGGCTGTCGGGTCTGCCGGCGTTGGCCTCCGGGCTCGATGTTGTCGAGGTGGCGCTGGAGCGAAAATTGCCTTTGAAGCAGGTCGCCAAGGTCTACTTCAGCCTTGGCGAGGCGCTGCACTTGAAATGGCTGATGCAGAAGATCGATGAGTTGCCGGTGGAAGGTCGTTGGCATGCGCATGCGCGCGGCGTGTCGCGCGACGAGCTGTTCGCGCAGCAGCGCGCACTCGCTGCGCAGGTGCTGGAACGCGGTGATGGCCGCAGCGACGGCGCGGCACTGGTGCAGACCTGGATCCAGCGCGATGACGCGCCGCTCAAGTTCACGCTGGCGATGTTCTCCGACATGCGCGCACAGGTGAACATGGATTACCCGACCGTCTCGGTCGCGGTGCGGCGGTTGGCACAGCTGGTGCAGGCGGGCACGCGCGCGTAG
- the pbpC gene encoding penicillin-binding protein 1C — protein MLWLSSHARARASGHKWPSYRKLRNTLVALALIVLLDRLFPPPIPDIADDSATLVLARDGTPLRAFANAQGVWRYPVTIEQVSPRYLEALLGYEDRWFWHHPGVNPFAFARAVAQAAWHGRIVSGGSTLTMQVARLIEPIPHSGFGKVRQMIRAVQLEIRLSKRDILTLYLNLAPFGGSIEGVQAASFAYLGKPSAQLSHSEAALLAVLPQSPSRNRPDRHPERARIARDKVLARLAEFGDWPAAVIDEARDENVVARRLRAPMLAALFAERMRREHPQQRVIASTIDAQAQRALEERIGSWISRLPDKTSAAAIVIDNVEREVLAYVGSATFADEARHGHVDMVAARRSPGSTLKPFLYALALDEGLIHSESLLVDAPQDFAGYRPANFGDDFNGPVSVAEALRLSLNVPAVDVLERVTPNAFAARLRHVGVKLDLPLGAKPNLTMALGGTATSLDELVGAYAAFGNGGLAGPVRFQRESTREDRRIVSAGAAWVVRRMLEDHGRPGDPAGLIDTGRRTRIAWKTGTSYGFRDAWAIGVTPHYTVGVWVGRPDGTPIPGQYGAATALPLLLAVTDRLPRVHGAASFDTQPKSVSKTEICWPLGEAFDAAEPTLCHRKREAWILDGRIPPTLPARGSAASESLREVVQVNARGERILPACSESASTATTIAHWPLLAEPWLSRRERNAASAPVFAPECRDAQRQIARRLHIDGLIHGAVLRRPPGVSDPPAARLRALGAEGDVHWLLNGKLIAVSPAAEPIEHRFVESGTQRILALAGNGSYDAIEVRVLDPSPR, from the coding sequence ATGCTCTGGCTCTCTTCGCATGCCAGAGCGAGAGCATCGGGCCACAAGTGGCCCTCCTACAGGAAGCTCCGCAACACGCTCGTCGCGCTCGCGCTGATCGTGCTGCTCGATCGCCTGTTCCCGCCGCCGATTCCGGACATCGCCGACGACAGCGCGACCCTCGTGCTGGCGCGTGACGGCACGCCCTTGCGCGCGTTCGCGAATGCGCAGGGCGTGTGGCGATATCCAGTCACGATCGAGCAGGTCTCGCCGCGTTACCTCGAGGCCCTGCTCGGCTACGAGGACCGCTGGTTCTGGCATCACCCCGGGGTCAATCCGTTCGCGTTCGCTCGCGCGGTCGCGCAGGCCGCCTGGCATGGGCGCATCGTCTCCGGCGGTTCGACCCTGACCATGCAGGTCGCGCGCCTGATCGAGCCGATCCCGCACTCAGGCTTCGGCAAGGTAAGGCAGATGATCCGCGCCGTGCAGCTCGAGATCCGCCTCAGCAAGCGCGACATCCTGACGCTGTATCTGAACCTGGCGCCATTCGGCGGCAGCATCGAGGGCGTGCAGGCGGCGTCGTTCGCGTATCTCGGCAAGCCTTCCGCACAACTCTCGCATTCGGAAGCGGCCCTGCTCGCGGTGCTACCGCAGTCGCCGAGCCGCAACCGTCCCGACCGTCATCCCGAGCGTGCACGCATCGCGCGCGACAAGGTGCTGGCGCGGCTGGCCGAGTTCGGCGATTGGCCGGCGGCAGTGATCGATGAGGCGCGTGATGAGAACGTGGTCGCGCGCCGCCTGCGCGCGCCGATGCTGGCCGCGCTGTTCGCCGAACGCATGCGCCGCGAACATCCGCAGCAGCGGGTGATCGCCAGCACCATCGATGCGCAGGCGCAGCGCGCGCTCGAGGAGCGCATCGGTAGCTGGATCTCGCGCCTACCCGACAAGACCTCGGCCGCGGCGATCGTGATCGACAATGTCGAGCGCGAGGTGCTCGCCTACGTCGGTTCGGCCACCTTCGCTGATGAAGCCCGCCACGGCCATGTCGACATGGTCGCGGCGCGGCGCTCGCCGGGTTCGACGCTAAAGCCGTTCCTGTACGCGCTCGCGCTCGACGAGGGTCTGATCCATTCCGAGAGCCTGCTGGTCGACGCGCCGCAGGATTTCGCCGGTTATCGTCCCGCCAATTTCGGCGACGATTTCAACGGCCCGGTGTCGGTCGCGGAGGCGCTTCGCCTTTCTTTGAACGTGCCGGCAGTCGACGTGCTGGAACGCGTCACGCCGAACGCATTCGCTGCGCGTCTGCGCCATGTCGGCGTGAAGCTCGATCTGCCGCTCGGCGCCAAACCGAACCTGACCATGGCACTCGGCGGCACGGCGACCTCGCTGGATGAACTGGTCGGCGCGTATGCGGCGTTCGGCAATGGCGGACTCGCCGGCCCGGTGCGCTTCCAGCGCGAGAGCACACGTGAGGATCGTCGTATCGTCAGCGCAGGTGCCGCCTGGGTCGTGCGCCGCATGCTCGAAGACCATGGTCGTCCCGGTGATCCCGCGGGGCTGATCGACACCGGTCGGCGCACGCGCATCGCCTGGAAGACCGGCACCAGTTACGGCTTCCGCGATGCCTGGGCGATCGGCGTGACGCCGCATTACACGGTCGGGGTCTGGGTCGGTCGGCCCGACGGCACACCGATTCCCGGCCAGTACGGTGCGGCAACGGCGCTGCCCTTGTTGCTTGCGGTTACCGACCGCCTGCCGCGGGTGCATGGCGCCGCGAGTTTCGACACGCAGCCGAAGTCGGTGTCGAAGACGGAGATCTGCTGGCCGCTCGGCGAGGCTTTCGATGCTGCCGAACCGACGCTGTGCCATCGCAAGCGCGAAGCCTGGATCCTCGATGGCCGCATCCCGCCGACGCTGCCGGCGCGTGGCAGCGCGGCCAGTGAGTCCTTGCGTGAAGTCGTGCAGGTGAACGCGCGCGGTGAACGCATCCTGCCCGCGTGTTCGGAATCGGCATCGACCGCGACCACGATTGCGCACTGGCCGCTGCTCGCCGAGCCTTGGCTGTCGCGACGCGAACGCAACGCCGCCAGTGCTCCCGTGTTCGCCCCCGAATGTCGCGACGCGCAACGCCAGATCGCCCGCCGCCTGCACATCGATGGTTTGATCCATGGCGCCGTATTGCGCCGCCCGCCCGGTGTCAGCGATCCCCCCGCCGCCCGCCTGCGCGCACTCGGCGCTGAAGGCGATGTGCACTGGCTGCTCAACGGCAAGCTGATTGCCGTAAGCCCTGCGGCCGAGCCGATCGAGCACCGCTTCGTCGAGAGCGGCACACAGCGCATATTGGCGCTCGCCGGCAACGGCTCGTACGACGCGATCGAAGTACGCGTCCTCGATCCGTCGCCGCGCTGA